In Agrobacterium tumefaciens, a single genomic region encodes these proteins:
- a CDS encoding gamma-butyrobetaine hydroxylase-like domain-containing protein codes for MSDAWPTELLVSKDRRELTVSFDDGSIYRLGAEMLRVLSPSAEVQGHGPGQKVTVPGKRNVAIRSMVATGNYAVRIVFDDGHDSGIYTWRYLKELGETGDALFADYERQLAEKGLSREPRFR; via the coding sequence ATGAGTGATGCCTGGCCGACCGAGCTGCTTGTGTCGAAAGACCGGCGTGAATTGACCGTTTCCTTCGACGATGGAAGCATTTACCGGCTTGGCGCGGAGATGCTGCGCGTGCTTTCTCCCTCGGCGGAAGTGCAGGGCCACGGGCCGGGACAAAAGGTCACGGTGCCCGGAAAACGCAATGTTGCCATCCGCTCCATGGTCGCGACAGGCAATTACGCGGTGCGCATCGTTTTTGACGATGGCCACGATAGCGGCATCTACACCTGGAGATATCTGAAGGAGCTGGGTGAAACCGGCGACGCGCTGTTTGCCGATTATGAGCGGCAGCTTGCGGAGAAGGGCTTGAGCAGGGAGCCGCGCTTCCGGTAA
- the moaA gene encoding GTP 3',8-cyclase MoaA — MNGFSGSLEKAKTLTENNAPMVDPFGRAITYLRVSVTDRCDFRCTYCMSEHMTFLPKKDLLTLEELDRLCSVFITRGVRKLRLTGGEPLVRKNIMSLVRNLGRHVQSGALDELTLTTNGSQLAKFAAELADCGVRRINVSLDTLDRDKFRQITRWGDIDRVMEGLDAAQAAGIKVKLNAVALKDFNDAEMPELMRFAHGRGMDLTVIETMPMGEIEEDRTDRYLPLSQLRADLEQNFTLIDSDYQTGGPARYVTVKETGGRLGFITPMTHNFCESCNRVRLTCTGTLYMCLGQDDAADLRTALRASDSDAFLSAAIDEALLRKPKGHDFIIDRTHKRPAVARHMSVTGG; from the coding sequence GTGAACGGTTTTTCCGGCTCGCTTGAAAAAGCGAAAACCCTGACGGAAAACAACGCACCGATGGTGGACCCCTTCGGCCGCGCCATCACCTATCTGCGCGTGTCCGTGACCGATCGCTGTGATTTCCGCTGCACCTACTGCATGTCCGAGCACATGACCTTCCTGCCGAAGAAGGATCTGCTGACGCTCGAAGAACTCGACCGGCTCTGTTCCGTCTTCATAACGCGCGGCGTGCGCAAATTGCGGCTGACCGGCGGCGAGCCGCTGGTGCGCAAGAACATCATGTCGCTGGTGAGGAACCTTGGCCGCCATGTACAAAGCGGCGCGCTCGACGAACTGACGCTGACCACCAACGGCTCGCAACTTGCGAAATTCGCAGCCGAACTCGCCGATTGCGGCGTGCGCCGCATCAATGTCTCGCTCGATACGCTCGACCGGGATAAATTCCGCCAGATCACCCGCTGGGGCGATATCGACCGGGTCATGGAAGGGCTTGATGCCGCGCAGGCGGCAGGCATCAAGGTCAAGCTCAACGCGGTGGCGCTGAAGGACTTCAACGATGCCGAAATGCCGGAGCTGATGCGCTTTGCCCATGGCCGCGGCATGGACCTGACGGTCATCGAAACCATGCCGATGGGCGAGATAGAAGAAGACCGCACCGACCGCTATCTGCCGCTCTCGCAGCTGCGCGCCGATCTCGAGCAGAACTTCACCCTTATCGACAGCGATTACCAGACCGGCGGCCCCGCCCGTTACGTAACGGTGAAGGAAACCGGCGGCAGGCTGGGATTCATCACCCCGATGACCCATAATTTCTGCGAAAGCTGCAACCGTGTCCGCCTCACCTGCACCGGCACGCTTTATATGTGCCTCGGCCAGGACGATGCCGCCGATCTGCGCACGGCGCTGCGCGCTTCCGACAGTGACGCCTTTCTTTCCGCCGCCATCGATGAAGCGCTGCTGCGCAAGCCGAAGGGGCATGATTTCATCATCGACCGCACCCACAAGCGCCCCGCCGTCGCCCGCCATATGAGCGTGACCGGCGGCTGA